The Neobacillus sp. OS1-2 genome includes a window with the following:
- a CDS encoding ABC transporter ATP-binding protein — translation MSGIQLLQVTKQYKEGTSTITALQEASLPVNPGELVAIVGPSGSGKSTLLSIIGALIKPTSGKVIVNGQDAGKLNAKQLADFRLNEIGFILQSSNLIPYLSVLDQLILIKKMTGKVNKEDRQFAINLLTELGLGNKLSKMPNELSGGERQRVAISRALFNQPSVILADEPTASLDSKRAHEVVKLIADEVKRRKKAAIMVTHDERMLAYCDRVYHMEDGKIMLKELQSSAN, via the coding sequence ATGAGTGGTATTCAGTTACTTCAGGTTACGAAACAGTATAAAGAGGGAACCTCTACTATAACAGCTTTACAAGAAGCATCTTTACCTGTTAATCCAGGAGAGTTGGTGGCAATTGTCGGTCCTTCAGGCTCAGGTAAAAGCACTTTACTATCAATCATTGGTGCATTAATAAAGCCTACGTCTGGTAAGGTAATTGTAAATGGTCAGGACGCGGGAAAGTTAAATGCGAAACAATTAGCCGATTTTCGTTTAAATGAAATAGGTTTTATTCTACAATCATCTAACTTAATTCCATATTTATCTGTACTTGATCAGTTAATTTTAATTAAAAAGATGACAGGCAAGGTGAACAAAGAAGATCGTCAGTTTGCGATAAATTTACTGACAGAGCTTGGATTAGGCAATAAGCTCTCGAAAATGCCTAATGAATTATCTGGTGGTGAACGTCAACGCGTAGCCATTTCTCGTGCTTTATTCAATCAGCCTAGCGTTATCCTTGCAGATGAGCCGACAGCAAGTTTAGATTCTAAGCGCGCTCATGAAGTGGTGAAATTAATTGCGGATGAAGTAAAAAGGCGAAAAAAGGCAGCAATAATGGTCACGCACGATGAACGTATGTTAGCTTACTGCGACCGTGTCTATCACATGGAGGATGGGAAAATAATGTTAAAAGAGCTGCAAAGTTCCGCTAACTGA